The following nucleotide sequence is from Amia ocellicauda isolate fAmiCal2 chromosome 14, fAmiCal2.hap1, whole genome shotgun sequence.
cacaaacttacactcacacacacaattacattcacacacaaacttacacttacacacacaattacattcACACAAATgcttacactcacacacacaagtgtACACTCTCACCCACACActtacactctcacacacacaagtgtacactctcacacactgtgtacactctcacacacacacatacactcacacacaaacttacactctcacacacacaagtgtacactcacacacacacttacactcacacacacacttacactctcacacacacaagtgtacactctcacactcacacaaacttaCACTCACACAAATGCTtacattctcacacacacacttgtacacacacacacttacactctcacacacacaagtgtacactctcacacacacacttacactcttacacacacaagtgtacactcactctcacacacttacactctcacacacacaagtgtacattcactctcacacacacttacactctcacacacacttacactctcacacacacaagtgtacacttacactctcacacacaaacttacactctcacacatacatacaaacttacactctcacacacaagtgtacactctctcacacacacacacacaattacacacacacacacaaacttacactctcacacacacacttacactctcacacacacaattacacacacacaaacttacactctcacacacacacttacactctcacacacacaattacacacacacacacacacaaacttacactctcacacacacacttacactctcacacatacaattacacacacacacacaaacttactctcacacacacacttacaaacttacactctcttacacacacacacttacactctcacacacacaattacacacacacacacaaacttactctcacacacacacttacaaacttacactctcttacacacacacacacacacacacacacaatctgggGGACAGTGTCAGgcgctgtgtgttgtgttctggCTCCGTCTACCACTTTCACATGTATCTGCAGATCTGGGACCGCCCTTCCCCTGCCGGCCCGGAGGGACTCGCTGTGCAGATTATTtattgtggttttgtttgtttattttagtattagtattattattagtagtaatatcatccacacacacacacacacacacacacacacagagtcagtgAGTGTGGCTATGCAGTGATGttttaactctctctctctctctctctctccctctctctgtccctctgtctgtccagGCTGTGTATGTTCTCTGTGATCTTCAGCCTGTGTGTTAGTGAGCCGACCTCTCCAGCCAGGATCAAGGTgggtctgtctgtccatctccgGCTTTACGATAGTGTACGGGTTGTGTGgttgagagagagtgaaagagagtggtagataaagagagagggagagagggagggatggggaGTGAGTGAGAGTTCACTGacagttattctgtctctcagcagAATCAGTCACAAGCTAAatcaaaaacattcaaaaagctgtctgtctctctcctctgactcctctctctgttctctctatctctcccctctccctcactctctcctctctttgttctctctctcccccccactcgcttaaaataaattaaattcaaatgtaTGTTATTGGCATTAAAAGTAATAAATACAGGAAGTTTTGCCAGAaaagataaaaatataaatgcaaccccccccctctctttatttccctctctctcttttcctctccctctccctttctttctctctctctccctgctcagGGCTGTTCGGTTATTAACCCTGCACTGACTGCCCTGCAGGTCCCGGGCAGAGTGTCTCGCCAGGCCGGGGGGTCCCTGGACGGGGTGTGGGGTCCCTGGGGCGCCTGGTCCCCCTGCTCTCGCAGCTGTGGCTTCGGGGTCTCTGAGCGGAAGAGACGATGCCTGCCCCCCCCAGAGTATCCCCCCATCATCTCAGCGCTGCGCCCGGATTACACCCCTCTGCGGGACCCCCACTACTCCCCCCGGGACCCCCACTACGCCCCCCGGGACCCTTCCCCCCGCGAGATCCCCTTTCCTCCGCCGCCAGCCAATCAGAGTCCAGGCCTGCCCCTTTACCGCCCCAGTCGGGACCCGGACCCGCTCCTGCAGCCTCCCCTGGCCAATCAAGAGCCTCCTTTCTACCGCTCTGATTACCCACCGACCAATCAGGATTTCGTCTCCATATACCGCCAgcctttctcctcctcctcctcatcctccccGCAGGGCTACGGCCAATCTGGGAGGGACACGCGCCGGCCAACCAATCAGGGGGCAGTGAGGGAAGGAGGAGGCAGCGGCAGGAGGTCCATACCAACCAATCACGAGTCTCGTTCTTCCAGGAGGTAAAGTGAAGCAAAACCCTTTGTTTGCTGGTGTTGTGTAAATcaggagtgagtgagtgaggagggggagggaaagagagatggaggaggagtgaggggagagggagggagaggaagagaagcaGAAATATCAGAGATGTATAGCGGGATATCGAGGGGTGAGAAGGGAGGGTCGGGAGAGGAATGGAGGGAGGGGTGTTGTGTTCATGCATTCTGTGCATCTTCAAAGGCTCAGCGCTGCGTCCCCCgagacacagagcacacagcctccctccctcccttcatccctcactccctccctccgtcTTCAAATCGTTCCACCCTGCGAGTCCCCTGGCAGCCACAACAGTTGCACAcagccccctctctctgtgttggGTTATTAACAGGGCGCCTGGGTGAAGAATGTGTAAACAAATGCCACACTGATTACACACTgtcagactgacacactgtcacactgacaTTGACACAATGACtcactgactaactgactgacacactgactgactgactgacacactgactgactgactgactgacactgacacattgactaactgactgactaacacactgactgactgactaacacactgactgactgacattgacacactgactgactgacactgtctgactgactgactgactgacattgacacactgactgactgacactgtctgactgactgactgactgacactgatacgctgactgactgactgacagacacactgactgactctctctctctctctctctctctctctctctcaggtcccCTATCAGACCAGGTCAGTTTGGTTACGGTCGTGTTCCGTTCTCCCTGCCCCTGCACCGCCCCCACCGTCGCGCCCGACACAGCACGCATGTTGCCGGGGGCAACAGCACTCTGGCCCCCTCTGCTGCCCTtaccgaggaggaggaggggggagcaGGGAAGGCAGGGGACACTGGCGAGGAGGGGGAGATGAGGACAGAGAGTGGGGTGACATCTGCtgagaggagggggagagggcgGGAGGtagagagagcaggagaggaagagggaggaagcagaagagagagtgaaggagagagaggaggtggggaagaggaagaggggaCCGTAGAGGGAGAGGGccggagagggggagagacagaggtagaggagagaggaggagatggggcagagagggagagacctgCCTCACCCCCCCACACTGACCACAGGGCACCCCCTCCCCAAACACCTTACACAGCCCGCAGAGCGCGCCCCCCACCTCGCCCCCAGCCCCGCCCCGAGAGAGACCCCCTCAACCGCTTCCTCCTCCATCCCAGCCCCCCCCACAGCCCCCACACGTGGCTGTTCCAACCCCACGGGCCCCCCCCGGccccagagagggagagagagcccGAGGACAGGGCGGCCAGGGGGGGGCCCTGGATGCCATACCAGCCTCCCCACTCCTGCCCCGGGAAAGAAACGGAGCACCGCGCCTGCAGCTCAGAGGTAGGGCTCAGAGTGAATTAATCAATTAGCCAAAAGCCAATTAGCTAATTGGGTCATGGTGtgtgttttcagtttgtttgtcttttggaTCTCTGTTGTTTTGTTAATATATGAAATACAagagtgactctgcagcagtccagtccagtccagtccagtctctcagggtgtgctgtgctgtgtgacaaTGCTTGTCTGGCGCAGTGAAATATTCAGCAGTTTTGTTGATGGGGGGGCATCTGTGAGCTGTGAGGGGAGTGTTTACTTTTCGCTATTGCATAACGAGCTTTTCGTCTGACCGCTAATTGGTCTGTCTGGCCTACAGCCAGAGGGGTGACTCTTGttctctctgtctatctctgtctctctgtgtctccgtctctctctctctctctctctctctctcttcagatgtaactgcaaaaaaatatttatttatcaattgaatagagacagagagagtgagtggCCCCTAGTCTGAATTAACttgataattgtttgcttaatTCAAGTTAATTAGCAGAGGTCAGGAGCTGTATGTGAGTGAGTGtaagtttgtatgtgtgtgtgtgtgtcagcgtatGTTAGGGGTCAACTTTGCTAAATAATCCTGGGTGTGAGATGACGCACTTCTGACACACTGGAATGAAAGAGAGCAGTGTActgtgagaaagagagggggggagggagagggagagtaaggggcagagagggagagagtggggcAGAGATGGAGGGAGTAATGGAGAGAAtggggcagagagggagagtgagtggggcagagggagagagggagatagtgtggcagagagggagagagattgggcagatggagagagagagagagagggagagagagagtgagggagagagtggggcagagagggagagtgagtggggcagagggagagagggagatagtgtggcagagagggagagagattgggcagatggagagggagagagagagtgagggagagagtggggcagagagggagggcgaaagagagggagagagagtggggcagagagggagaggattgGTAAGGATTTGTTCTGGGTTTAAACTGAAAGAAATCATTGAGAAACTCAGGACGCCCTGctttcctcctccttctctccttTCCGCCCGTCATCCCTTCATTTTGAGAGTCAATATTTATTGTGTGAGTGGGTGTTtttgtgaatgtgaatgtgtgtgtgtgagtgtgtttgtgagaaTGTGAGTTGCGGTTATTAATTGCTGCCCCAGAACTGTTTAAACAAGCCACTCTAActgaagggagagagaaatcCCTGGAGTGGGGCCACTAGCGGgggagtcacacacacacacacacacacacacacacacacatacattattaGACACTGTAGTATACTGCACTATATTGTCCTGTTCTGCTCTGGGccgtgctgtgtgctgtgtttcctgtgctgctctgtgctgtgtgtgttgggccgtgctgtgtgctgtgtttcctgtgctgctctgtgctgtgtgtgttgggctgtgctgtgtgctgtgtgctgtgtgctctgtgctctgtgctctgtgctctgtgcactgctgtgctatattctctgtgctgtgctgtgctatatgctctgtgctgtgtgtgctgtgctgtgctgtgtgctctgtgctgtgctgtatgctttgtactgtgctgtgctgtgtgctctgtgctgtgctgtgctgtatgctctgtgctctgtgctgtgctgtgctgtatgctctgtgctgtgtgctgtgtgctctgtgctctgtgctctgtgctctgctgtgctgtatgctctgtgctgtgtgctctgtgctctgtgctctgctgtgctgtatgctctgtgctgtgtgctctgtgctctgtgctctgtgctttgcgctttgctgtgctgtatgctctgtgctgtgtgctctgtgctctgctgtgctgtatgctctgtgctctgtactctgtgctgtgctgtgtgctctgtgctctgtgctctgctgtgctgtatgctctgtgctgtgtgctctgtgctctgtgctctgctgtgcgctctgtgctctgtgctctgctgtgctgtatgctctgtgctgtgtgctctgtgctctgtgctttgctgtgctgtatgctctgctgtgtgctctgtgctctgctgtgctgtatgctctgtgctctgtgctctgctgtgctgtatgctctgtgctgtgtgctctgtgctgtgctgtatggtctgtgctctgtgctctgtgcactgctgtgctatatgctctgtgctgtgtgtgctgtgctgtgctatatgctctgtgctgtgtgtgctgtgctgtgctatatgatctgtgctgtgtgtgctgtatgctttgtactgtgctgtgctgtatgctctgtgctgtgctgtgctgtatgctctgtgctgtgtgctctgtgctctgctgtgatgtatgctctgtgctgtgtgctgtgtgctctgtgctctgctgtgctgtatgctctgtgctgtgctgtgctgtatgctctgtgctgtgctgtatgctctgtgctgtatgctctgtgctgtgtgctctgtgctttgCTGTGCTTTGCTGTGCTGTatgctctgtgtgctgtgtgctctgtgctctgctgtgctgtatgctccgtgctctgtgctctgctgtgctgtatgctgtgtgctctgtgctctgtgctgtgctgtatggtctgtgctgtgtgtgctgtgctgtgctgtgctatatgctctgtgctgtgtgtgctgtgctgtgtgctctgtgctgtgctgtatgctTTGTACTATGCTGTGCTgtatgctctgtgctgtgctgtgctgtatgctctgtgctctgtgctctgctgtgctgtgtgctctgtgctctgctgtgctgtatgctctgtgctctgctgtgctgtatgctctgtgctgtgtgctctgtgctctgctgtgctgtatgctctgtgctctgctctgtgctctgctctgtgctctgctctgtgctctgctgtatgctctgtgctgtgtgctctgtgctgtgctgtgtgctctgctgtgtgctctgtgctgtgtgctctgctgtgctgtatgctctgtgctgtgtgctctgtgctctgtgctctgctgtgctgtatgctctgtgctgtgtgctctgtactctgtgctgtgctgtgtgctctgtgctctgtgctgtgctgtatgctctgtgctctgctgtgctgtatgctctgtgtgctgtgtgctctgtgctctgctgtgctgtatgctctgtgctgtgtgctctgtgctctgctgtgctgtatgctctgtgctgtgtgctctgtactctgtgctgtgctgtgtgctctgtgctgtgctgtatgctctgtgctctgtgctctgtgcactgctgtgctatatgctctgtgctgtgtgtgctgtgctttgctatatgctctgtgctgtgctgtgctctgtgctctgtgctgcactgtatgctttgtactgtgctgtgctgtgctgtatactctgtgctgtgctgttctgtatgctctgtgctgtgtgctctgtgctctgctgtgtgctctgtgctctgtgctctgctgtgctgtatgctctgtgtgctgtgtgctctgtgctctgctgtgctgtatgctctgtgctctgctgtgctgtatgCTCTGTGTGctatgtgctctgtgctctgctgtgctgtatgctctgtgctgtgctgttctgtatgctctgtgctgtatgctctgctctgctgtgctgtatgctctgtgctgtgtgctctgtgctctgctgtgctgtatgctctgtgctctgtgctctgctgtgctgtatgctctgtgctgtatgctctgctctgctgtgctgtatgctctgtgctgtgtgctctgtgctctgctgtgctgtatgctctgtgctgtgtgctctgtactctgtgctgtgctgtgtgctctgtgctctgtgctctgctgtgctgtatgctctgtgctgtgtgctctgtactctgtgctgtgctgtgtactctgtgctctgctgtgcgctctgtgctctgtgctctgctgtgctgtatgctctgtgctgtgtgctctgtgctctgcgctgtgctgtatgctctgtgctgtgtgctctgtgctgtatgctttgtgctctgtgctctgtgctgtgctgtatactctgtgctgtgtgctctgtgctctgtgctgtatgctttgtgctgtgtgctctgtgctctgtgctctgtgctgtgctgtgctgtgttgttgtgttatttgtgttattCCTTCACTACTAAACACTTCCTATGACCAGTGACTCTGCTTTATTCCATTATATAGCATAGATCCTCCCTCGatcctcttccctctctctccccctctttctgtctttttttcctctgtttttctcccctcctccccccctctctctctgtctccacgTGGTGATTCAGGCAGTGCTGTCGAGTGGCTGTGCACAGCTGTGGAAACAGCTGGCTGCTTTAAACACAGACTCTCTCTGCACACAAAcaccgcactgacacactgcctgccagagagagggacagggagagagatagaCGGGGGGAGGCaaggagggaaagagagggggagacatatacagtgagagagggagaggaataaGAAGAGAATGAGACAGTAGGAAGGGAAGatgaaaagagagagggagaagaataAGAAGAGAATGGGAGTGTAGGACGGGAAGATGAAAAGAGAGGGAACCTGAGAGGGGGAGGGACGGGAGAGatggagtgagagagggagagggcaggagtgagagagggagggaggcagagatggagggagagagggagagtggcaggagagggagggagggagggagggagggaaagatgaatggaAGATTgggggatggagggagggagagatggaagTAGAGACTGCAGGAGGGAGGGGAGTCCCTGCAATACACATTAATAACACACAGCCATGAATTGAAACATGGATACACAACATGGTGCCTTTAAATGATGCTGTAATTCCTCCTCCAGTGTCCGGGGGGCGACGTGGACCCGCGGGTGGAGCAGTGCTCAGAGTACAACACTGTGGAGTTCATGGGCAAACACTACACCTGGGAGCCGTTCTccgagggtgagagagagggagtgggagaTGGGGGAGCAAGAAGAGGACgagagggggggagggagagggggggggggggcgagaagaggaagaggaagagtgTCCCAGAGGtagggaggggagagaaggagagggggagcaagaagaggaagagagtcagagagggagggagaggcagggaggcagagggggagcaagaagagggagaggggggagagtcagagagggagggagagatgttATACAGAGGCTATGCAGTATGTGGGGCAGTCTGTTTATACTGGGGCGACATAGTGTAAATGTTTATGACTGTAATGACTGTTTGGGTTCAGTGTAGGTTTGTCTTTGAtgatttgttgtgtgtgtgtgagagtgagtgagtgtgagagagatagagcgagcgagagagagagagggggggttaATAGAGATAGTGGACAATAATATGATAtcactctgacagagaaggaagGGGGATTACCAGAGGCCTGCTgaaatggagagagggagggagggggggagagggatGTTAATACCGACACGTTGGACACTAGCTGAGTGACACTGCTAAgccatgcagagagagagagagagagaggtttacATTATTGGGCTGTGAACAATTCTACTTTCTTCACAATtccctttgtttttcttcctctaccctgtgtccctctctccttttctttctctctctgcatcaGGAGCAGTTTGCAATACTGGGCCGTGGGCAATTCTTcacaattctgtttttttttttcttcctcttttctccctctctttcttttccctctctccctgtctttttttctctctctccctctctctctgtcactctgctCCCCTTGCCAGTTAACTTCACCCAGTCCCCTACAAAaacaacgagagagagagagagagaaagggagagagggagagagagaagaagggaGGGGTATCATCAGTGATATCATCAGGCCCCTGTCAGGAGGATTAGCTAGAACCCAGGTCtccacactgactgaacaccaTGGAcgctacagtccagtccagtccagtcagggactctgcagcagtccagtccagtccagtccagtccagtcagggactctgcagaagtccagtccagtccagtccagtccagattGTTTAGCCGAGTCCCCAGTAACGCCGTTTGGGAATGCAGTGCCCCCCCGTTGTGTAGTGTGTGCGATAGTgccgtgtgtgtatatatagtgtgcaGGCGGCTGTCTGCGCTGTAATCTCTGTGATAACTCACTGCGAGAGCGCGGGGAGCCGGAGAGGGGCCATGGAAAATTCCCTCATTccgtctctctcactctcactctctccttctgcctgtttgtgtgtgtgagagagagtgtgtcagtgtcattgtgtgtgtgtgagtggacaATAGTGTCTccattctctctccctctttttcccccttctttcatcccctctctccccctctgctCTTAATTCTCCGCCTGACCCCtgatctctctgtctgtctgcgtcTTTTCATCTCTCCGTTCCTCTCGTTTCATCTCTCTGTTCCTCTGTTAGTTCAGCCCAGCAGTGTGACCTCTGCCCTTCCCACTTTCCTGTCCCCCCACGATTTGTGCGGGTGGCCTGGTGACCAAACAGACTGCTAATTGCTCTTGACCGCGCCTCCCTTAATTGCCGGACGCAGACGAGCCGGCCTGTGCTGATTGGTCAGTCAGGGCAGACACAGGCGGCCATTCTGACATCAGCACAGCCCAGATGTTTTGTcattatatatagtttttagttgttttatgaatttattatttaaccttccctctatctctctccctcgctctctctctctctctctcaggggcgGCCGGTCAGTGTGAGCTGGCGTGTCGCCCAGTAGGGCTGCGTTTCTATGTCCGCCAGTCGGTCAGCGTGAGGGACGGAGCTCCCTGCCCTGGCCCCGGGGTGTGCCTGGGCGGCCAATGCCtggtcagtctgtctgtgtgcatgtgtgtcctTGTCccagtgtgtccctgtgtctctctgtgtgtctctgtgtctctctgcatgtctctgtctctctctgtgtctctgtgtgtctgggtgtctgtgtgtctgtgtctctctgtgtgtctgagtgtctctgtgtctcgctctgtctgtgtctctctgtgtgtctgggtgtctctctgtgtctgtctgtgtgtctgagtgtctctgtgtctctctgtgtgtctgtgtctctctgtgtgtctctgtgtgtcgcTCTGTCTGTGTCgctctgtgtgtctgggtgtctctctgtgtctctctgtgtgtctctgtgtgtcgcTCTGTCTGTGTCgctctgtgtgtctgggtgtctctctgtgtctctctgtgtgtctctgtgtgtcgcTCTGTCTGTGTCgctctgtgtgtctgggtgtctctctgtgtctctctgtgtgtctgtgtctctctgtgtgtctgtctgtgtgtctgagtgtctctgtgtctctctctgtctctctctgtctgtgtctctctgtgtgtctgtgtctctctgtgtgtctctgtgtgtcgcTCTGTCTGTGTCgctctgtgtgtctgggtgtctctctgtgtctctctgtgtgtctgtgtctctctgtgtgtctcagtctgtctgggtGTTGTTGTGTCGCTCTGTGTgactgagtgtctctgtgcacaGTAGCTGTGTAATTCACTGCCGTTCCCCCACCCTGCACAAACACAACAGCCCTCAATTCAATTAGGGAGCTCTGGTGGGGGGGTATCTGGGGGATGTCGGAACTGAGATGTCAGaagaggagggggtggggggtaataAACATTGTCTTTTATGAGTTTCTCTgttctgtgttgttttcttctccTTCCTCCCGATCTCTCACTTTCAGGGTCACCCAGAGTTCAGCaccgagacagagagagagtgagattgTAACTCTTTACTTTACgttgctgtgtttattctgttctctgtgtctgtcaATGCTTGGTCATGCCAAtagtttattttgaatttgaatttgaactttcccctctccctccctccctccctctccctctcactctcagtcAGTGGGGTGTGACGAGGTGGTGGGGTCTGGTCTGGTGATTGACGACTGTGGGCGGTGCGGAGGGGGCGGGACTTCCTGTCGCCGGGTCACTGGATCGTTCACCAACTCCTCCATCGCCCCGGGTTACCACCGCTTCCTGGACATTCCGGCCGGAGCCACACGCGTCAACATCACCGAGAGGCAGCCTGGAGCCAGCTACCTTGGTGCGTGTCTGCGTGCGTGTCCACGTGCGTGTTCGTGTGCATGTCCGCgtctgacacactctctctctctgcagctctGCGTGGTGGCGGGGGGCAGCCGGTGGTGAACGGGCGCTGGGCGGTGGACCCCCCAGGGCAGTACGAGGGCGGGGGCACGCTGTGGGAGTACAGGCGGCCGGGGacgggggggggcggggagtCGCTGACCGCCCCAGGACCCACCAGCACGGTGCTGCACGCATACGTCAGTACAGCACACCTGAGCGATTGGCATGTGGTGTCTCCTAACTGGTTAATTGGATAATTGTCTTGCATGGTTTTCTGGactttaattggttaattggtgggccattctctctccctctctcagattATTTTCCACAAGGACAATCCAGGCATTGATTATGAGTTCCTGGTCCCCGTGGAGAGACAGCCCCCACCCCAGAGAGAAATCAGTgagtctgcctgtctgtctgccttttGGTCTATCTggttgtttctctctctctgtctgtctgtctgtctgtctgtctctttctgtctctttcggtctctctgtctatctctttcagtctgtctgtctgtctctctttcagtctctctctctgtctgtctctttcagtccctctgtctgtctgtctctctgtctctctgtctgtctctgtcagtctctttctctgtctgtttgtctctgtCAGTCATTCTGTCTCTGCCTGTCTTCCTCTCTGTCTTGTGTCACGCTCTATATcatccccctcctctctctttccAGCAGGTGCGCTGGCCTTAGCTGTCCCCCAGGAGCCTTGGCGTCCCCCCCCACGGGAGGGCCGGGTGATGGGGGCCTTAGGTGAGAGCAGGAACCGCCCCCGAGGCTCGGCACCCAATAGGAACGTGCGCATCCCCCCGCGCACCGACCTGCCCCTCGACACCCAGCCCGACTTCCTGTGGAGGAAGGCAGGTCTCACCGAGTGTTCGGCTTCCTGTGGCAAAGGTCAGTGTGTCACCACTCCacttccctctctcttccctgctcctgcctctctctccctctctctctaatctcaattaaaatgcagttaAATTAAAAATCGCTGTATTGTCCTGACTGAGTGACAATGCTGCCAGGGCGGCGTCAGGACCAGGGCGATGGGAAcgacacacacaataaatatagACTTTAACAGATATGAATAGACTCTCTCTGTACTCCACCCCTCTCTTTTCCAGCTTTCTGTTTTCCTCTCTTTATTTATTACCCTCTGTCGCCATCGGGTGgccagttctggaacaacaccACGAATCCTACAGCTTTCCCTGCACATGCTGTGGTTACAACCTGATATATCACACGAGCtttaatattactattattgttgccGATTGGCTATCGAACATAT
It contains:
- the adamtsl4 gene encoding ADAMTS-like protein 4 isoform X2 encodes the protein MGRSPGSSAGRLCMFSVIFSLCVSEPTSPARIKGCSVINPALTALQVPGRVSRQAGGSLDGVWGPWGAWSPCSRSCGFGVSERKRRCLPPPEYPPIISALRPDYTPLRDPHYSPRDPHYAPRDPSPREIPFPPPPANQSPGLPLYRPSRDPDPLLQPPLANQEPPFYRSDYPPTNQDFVSIYRQPFSSSSSSSPQGYGQSGRDTRRPTNQGAVREGGGSGRRSIPTNHESRSSRRSPIRPGQFGYGRVPFSLPLHRPHRRARHSTHVAGGNSTLAPSAALTEEEEGGAGKAGDTGEEGEMRTESGVTSAERRGRGREVERAGEEEGGSRRESEGERGGGEEEEGTVEGEGRRGGETEVEERGGDGAERERPASPPHTDHRAPPPQTPYTARRARPPPRPQPRPERDPLNRFLLHPSPPHSPHTWLFQPHGPPPAPEREREPEDRAARGGPWMPYQPPHSCPGKETEHRACSSECPGGDVDPRVEQCSEYNTVEFMGKHYTWEPFSEGAAGQCELACRPVGLRFYVRQSVSVRDGAPCPGPGVCLGGQCLSVGCDEVVGSGLVIDDCGRCGGGGTSCRRVTGSFTNSSIAPGYHRFLDIPAGATRVNITERQPGASYLALRGGGGQPVVNGRWAVDPPGQYEGGGTLWEYRRPGTGGGGESLTAPGPTSTVLHAYIIFHKDNPGIDYEFLVPVERQPPPQREISALALAVPQEPWRPPPREGRVMGALGESRNRPRGSAPNRNVRIPPRTDLPLDTQPDFLWRKAGLTECSASCGKGVQVRLYQCVSRKTEEEVADRKCDAATKPLPIEEPCNIQACPPFWDVGDWSECSVSCGPGVQHRQVQCRQSFSDLSTMVLPQRCARLPRPLPTQPCQLRLCAHWEVHSNWSECSVQCGAGVRSRTVRCVGGQGAAVSERECSGRPPPADSQPCHMGPCVHSWYHTEWSNMCSVPCGPGVQRRSVVCLSSGGGEGPGGGQSCRGAQPANMRACSGGVCQPSTHWYTGAWSECSAECGNGTQRRDVICVLRSGTDLNVTQPGECVRHERPSPVQSCTNGPCLPRWYTTDWSACSQSCQGGVQVREVRCLTEDKHLSRDCESSTRPPEQQTCNQQPCTAQLDENCRDRRHNCALVVQARLCVYTYYQTACCASCSRTPQRTRRHSLASHTLRTHQRHTKDTPSQGTPELQNHPHPPTVDQSPTKT